In the Bacteroidales bacterium genome, GCGGTTTTCTTCCATCAGCCGGCTCCATTCCTCGTCAGATATATTGTCTTTTTCCATTGCTTCTTTATCGGGATAAACGAGGGCGACCAGTTTATTATCTTTTTGAATTACAACTGATTCTGCTACATATGGGATGTTATTGATCCGGGATTCGATTTCTTCGGGATAAATATTCTGGCCTGAGGGACCGAGCAACATATTTTTACTGCGGCCTTTGATGAAAATTGTGAGGTCTTTATCAATCAGGCCCAGGTCGCCGGTTTTAAGCCATCCATCGGGGGTAAAGGCAGCCTTAGTGGCTTCTTCGTTTTTATAATAACCCATCATAACATTTTCGCCTTTAACGAGGATTTCACCGGGAATTCGGTACGGGTCTTCCGAGTCAATTTTTACTTCGAGTGTATCAACCAATTTTCCGGCCGAACGAAGTTTAGTGGTATCCCAGGAAGAATAGCTGATCAGAGGACCGCATTCGGTCATACCGTAACCAACGGTGAAACGAAAACCAATCTTCCGGAAGAAATCTTCAGCTTCGGCATTAAAAGCAGCGCCACCGATGACCACTTCATGAAAGTTGCCGCCAAAGACCTGTTCCAGTTTTGTGCGTATCTTTTTAAACAAAAGTTTGTTAACAAGAGGAATATGCAGCAGAATTTTCATTACCGGTTTAGTAATGACCGGCATCAGCTGTTTTTTATAGATTTTTTCAATAACAAGCGGTACCGAGAGGATCAGGCGCGGGCGGATTTCCTGAAAGGCCTGAATAATAATGTTAGGGGAAGGGATTTTAGTGAGGAAAGTAATATGGCAGCCAAGGGTAAAGGGGAACAGGAATTCGAAGGCGCATCCATAAGAATGTGCCAGAGGCAGGAAAGAAACGATTTTATCTCCCGGTTGAAGGGGCATATGGTGCCATGCAAAGTAAATATTGGCCATAAGGCTGTTATGGGGAAGCATAACTCCTTTTGAAAAACCGGTAGTACCGGATGTATAGCTGATAACTGCCAGTTTATCATTGGGAACGGAGGGAAAACGAAGGTTATCCACGTTCTTGTCCCGGCCCAGCATTGCGACCATCCCTTCATCACGCCGGGCAAGAATCTGGTTATATTTTTCCGGTTCAGGCGAATACAAAAGAGTGTCGGCACCCAGCGAAAAAATGGCCTTCAGTGCCGGCATTTCAGATGGCTTAAGATTTTCGAAAATATTTTCTCCGCAGAAAAAGAGGACGGAATCGGAATGATTCACAATATGATGGATATCGGCAGGTTTAAAATCGGCAAGGATGGGAACAATAACGGCACCGTAGGTAACAGTAGCCAGGTAAACGACTGCCCAATCGGTACAATTCTTCCCAATAAGGGAAACTTTTTCTCCCTGCTGAAGGCCGCATTCTTTAAACAGAGCGTGCAAGGAAGCAATTGCCTGGCCGACTTCGGCATAGGTCAGGGTTTTGCCTTTGTAGTCGGATAATGCCTGTTTATCCTTATTGGAAACAATGGCTTTGTTAAGGCTTTCGACAAAATTTACCTGCATCATACTAATTGGGTTTAATAATTCTAAAAAAGCAAGATAAAAAGATTTTGAACAGGATGGGCAAGTTTTGGGGTGAATTTCCCGGTTTGTTCATTGTTATTGACCGATATATCACACCTGAATTTTAATCTGAAATGCATTCGTTTGCTGGAATACAGAAAAAAGCGCGTAAAAGTATGCAATATTTTGGCATCCTTTGTACCTTGGCGGGAAAATTTATAAACCATGAAAACTCTAACACGAAAGTCTTTATTCAGAGCCTTTTTGTTTTTTGGGTTGTTGATCCCCTTCCTTGCATGGGGCCAAAAGTCCGGTCAAACAAAGCTCAATATTCCGTTCGAAAAGTATCAGCTCAGCAATGGGTTAACAGTAGTTCTGCATGTCGACAAATCTGATCCGATGGTTGCTGTAGCTATTCAGTACCATGTGGGTTCAAACCGTGAGGTGAAAGGAAAGACAGGGTTTGCTCATCTTTTTGAACACATCATGTTTCAAAGAAGCGAAAATGTGGGGGAAGATGAATTTTTCAAAAAGATTCAGAATGCCGGTGGTGATCTGAACGGAGGGACAGGAAATGACGGGACGGTATACTATGAAGTTGTGCCGAAAAATGCTCTTGAACTGGTATTATGGCTTGAGTCAGACCGAATGGGGTATTTGCTCAACACGGTTACTCCTTCTTCGTTTGCCAATCAGCAGAATGTTGTGCAAAATGAAAAACGCCAGCGGATGGACAACACACCGTATGGTTTTACCAACTATGTAATTGACAAACATCTTTTTCCTGACGGACATCCATACAGCTGGCAGGTTATCGGGGAGATGGAGGATCTGCAGAATGCCACGATTGAGGATGTCAAGAATTTTTACAGGAAGTACTACATACCCGGCAACGCAACTCTTGTGATTGCAGGAGATATTGATCCGGTTCAGGTGAAAGATCTGGTGGAGAAATATTTCGGGGAGATTCCTGCAGGGAATCCTGTTTCGGATCTGCCAAAAATGGATGTAAGCCTTGATCAGACAAAGCGTCTTTACCATGAAGACAATTTTGCCAATGCACCAAGGCTTACCGTTGTATGGCCAACGATACATGAATATACCAGCGATGCATATGCACTGGATTTTCTGGGGGAACTGCTGTCAGGCAGTAAGAAATCGCCCCTGTACAAGGTAATAATTGAAGAAAAACAGCTGGCACCAAGGGTTATGGCGTACAATAACAGTATGGAGCTGGCCGGCAAATTCACTATCTCGGTTATGGCCAACCCCGGAGTGGATCTGGATGCTGTGGAATCAGCCATCAATGAAGCCTTTGCACGTTTTGAAAGCGAGGGATTTACAGAAAAAGATGTGGAAAGGATAAAAGCCAAGTTAGAAACGCAGTTTTATCAGGGAATCAGTTCTGTACTGATGAAGGCTTTCAACCTGGCCCGGTATAATGAATATGCCGGTGATCCGGGGTATATTGAAAAGGATCTGGCCAGTCTGATGGCCGTCACTTCGGAAGATATCTGGAGGGTTTACAGACAGTATATAAAGGGTAAGAATTATGTTATGGCCAGTTTTGTTCCAAAAGGAAAACCGGAACTGGCAACCGAGGGGTCAGTTGCAGCAGGCATCAAGGAAGAGAATGTGGAACAGGCTATGGAAGCAAAACCAATTTCCTCAGAGCAGGAAGGAGCTATCCAGAAAACTCCCACGCGACTTGACCGTTCAAAAGAACCTCTTCTGGGACCGGAGCCGGTGGTAACTCTCCCCAAAATCTGGAAGGCACAGACCAAAAACGGAATCAGCATTACGGGCATTGAGCAAACTGAGCTTCCGCTTGTTCAATTCAGCCTGATACTCAAAGGTGGCCAGACACTGGATGACCCGGAAAAACCCGGAGTAGCCAATCTGGTAGCTCTTATGATGAAATCAGGTACAAAGGATATGACTGCACAGGAACTGGAAGAAGCCATTGAATTGCTGGGTTCATCCATAAATGTTTATGCGGCACCTGAAGCGATCTTTTTTGAAGTTTCCTGTTTAGACAGGAATTTTGAAAAGACACTTGACCTTTTGGGCAAAATGATTTTTGAACCCCGCTGGGATCCTAAGGAGTTTGAGATTTATAAAAAACGGACAATCAGTACATTAACACAACGGAAAGCCAGTCCGGAGTACCAGGCGCAAATTGCCTACAACCAAATTCTTTTTGGGAAGGATCATATACTGTCGTTTCCGGTGGCTGGTAGCGAAAGTTCAGTAGCTCTCATTACACTGGACGATGTTAAAAAATACTACTCCTCTAATTTCGCTCCGAATGCAGCCAGTTTTCAAATTGCCGGATATCCTGCCAGAAAACGTGTT is a window encoding:
- a CDS encoding long-chain fatty acid--CoA ligase, with the protein product MQVNFVESLNKAIVSNKDKQALSDYKGKTLTYAEVGQAIASLHALFKECGLQQGEKVSLIGKNCTDWAVVYLATVTYGAVIVPILADFKPADIHHIVNHSDSVLFFCGENIFENLKPSEMPALKAIFSLGADTLLYSPEPEKYNQILARRDEGMVAMLGRDKNVDNLRFPSVPNDKLAVISYTSGTTGFSKGVMLPHNSLMANIYFAWHHMPLQPGDKIVSFLPLAHSYGCAFEFLFPFTLGCHITFLTKIPSPNIIIQAFQEIRPRLILSVPLVIEKIYKKQLMPVITKPVMKILLHIPLVNKLLFKKIRTKLEQVFGGNFHEVVIGGAAFNAEAEDFFRKIGFRFTVGYGMTECGPLISYSSWDTTKLRSAGKLVDTLEVKIDSEDPYRIPGEILVKGENVMMGYYKNEEATKAAFTPDGWLKTGDLGLIDKDLTIFIKGRSKNMLLGPSGQNIYPEEIESRINNIPYVAESVVIQKDNKLVALVYPDKEAMEKDNISDEEWSRLMEENRRILNHSMPSYMGISEFIRTNEEFEKTPKRSIRRFLYVGQNK
- a CDS encoding insulinase family protein, with product MKTLTRKSLFRAFLFFGLLIPFLAWGQKSGQTKLNIPFEKYQLSNGLTVVLHVDKSDPMVAVAIQYHVGSNREVKGKTGFAHLFEHIMFQRSENVGEDEFFKKIQNAGGDLNGGTGNDGTVYYEVVPKNALELVLWLESDRMGYLLNTVTPSSFANQQNVVQNEKRQRMDNTPYGFTNYVIDKHLFPDGHPYSWQVIGEMEDLQNATIEDVKNFYRKYYIPGNATLVIAGDIDPVQVKDLVEKYFGEIPAGNPVSDLPKMDVSLDQTKRLYHEDNFANAPRLTVVWPTIHEYTSDAYALDFLGELLSGSKKSPLYKVIIEEKQLAPRVMAYNNSMELAGKFTISVMANPGVDLDAVESAINEAFARFESEGFTEKDVERIKAKLETQFYQGISSVLMKAFNLARYNEYAGDPGYIEKDLASLMAVTSEDIWRVYRQYIKGKNYVMASFVPKGKPELATEGSVAAGIKEENVEQAMEAKPISSEQEGAIQKTPTRLDRSKEPLLGPEPVVTLPKIWKAQTKNGISITGIEQTELPLVQFSLILKGGQTLDDPEKPGVANLVALMMKSGTKDMTAQELEEAIELLGSSINVYAAPEAIFFEVSCLDRNFEKTLDLLGKMIFEPRWDPKEFEIYKKRTISTLTQRKASPEYQAQIAYNQILFGKDHILSFPVAGSESSVALITLDDVKKYYSSNFAPNAASFQIAGYPARKRVLASMKVFEKKWPAEKVVLPAVKSPASSEKPVIYFVDVPGAKQSVIRIGCLGLPRNHPDFYPATVMNYRLGGNFNSVLNMILREEKGYTYGASSYFNGMKNFGLFIAGASVRSNTTEESLRIFHESIQKYPTETTEEDLVFTKNALLRSNAMNFETLGSLVDILDNIALYNLPVDYVQKELDVLQKITLDEYHALAKKYLNPNRMIYIIAGDAATQLPKVQATGIGEVVQYVF